The Limisphaera ngatamarikiensis genomic sequence TCAACAGGTCCCGTTCCGGCAGCGGCACTGTCCATATCGCCCAGCCCGGCCCGTACACGGTCCCGCGCTCGTCCCGCAGCACGGCGCGGATGCGACCCAACGGATCCACCCACGCGCTCAGTCCGTTGTTTGTGCACCGCACCAGGGGGCGGCCGGTCTCCACCGCACGAAAAACGGCATTGGCCGCGTGCTGCCATTGCGCGGCACTCTGGCCGAACCAGCCGTCGTTCGTCAGGTTTACAAACAGGTCCGGCGCACCCGCCAGAAACCGCCGTGCCAGATGCGGAAACACGTCCTCAAAACAAATCAGGGGTGCCGCCCGGACATCCCCGGCCCCCGCCGAAGCCCGTTCGGACTGCGCCATGGCCAGCTCAAACACAATCGGCTCACGCCCCGGGGTGTATTGCCCGGTGATGGGGGTAAACCACCGCAGAAACGGCAGCACATCCACCCACGGGATGTACTCGCCAAACATCACCAACTGCATCTTGCGATAGACCGATTGCAACCGGCCGTCCGGCCCCACCAGGAACGCCGCGTTGAAGTAGTCGGCGTCCCCACCTCCCGATCCATCGTCCCGCGGCTCGGCGTCGTCGCTTCCGGTGATCATCCAAACCCCGTGCTGCCGCGCCAGTTCGCATACCGTCGCATGAGCCACAGGATCGTACCGGAGCCACATCGGCACGGCGGCCTCGGGCCATACCAAGAGGTCCGTCGGCTCCTCCAAAGCGCGCCGGGTCAGATCCAACAAGGCACGAAACCGGGCCTCATTTTCGCGCGCGTCCCAAATCCAGGTCTGCGGAATGGAGGGTTGCACCACCGTCACCCGCAACAGCCGCGTCCCATCCGAATACTCCCGCACCCGTTGCCAGCCCCAACCAAACACCACCAAAACGGCCAAACCCGGCAGCGCCAGTTCCCGCATCCAGCCATGGCGTCGAAACGGTTCTTCCCACACGGCCCGCGCCGCCGCCCACAAACCCACCGCAGTCCAGACCATGAGAAATGACAGCCCGTAAATGCCCGTGACCGACACCAGTTGAATGAGGGGAATCATCTCGAACTGCGAGGCCCCGAGCAGGTTCCATGGAAACCCGCCCAACAACCGCGCCTGCAACATCTCCAGCGCCACCCAGACCGCCCCGGCTCCAAGACCCGCCAGCGTCCGCCCCCGCCATGTCCGGGCTCGCGTCAAAACCCCGCCCACGCACGCCAACCACGCCGCCGGATACAATGCCAGGTAGGCCACCAGGGCCGCCCATCCCAACACCGGATAGCCGCGCACCGGAATCTCCCACAACCACGCCAGCGCCAGCCCGTGCTGAACCCAACCCGCCAAATAACCCAACCGCCACCGTTGTCCCAATGTACAGCCCTGCCCGGCC encodes the following:
- the lnt gene encoding apolipoprotein N-acyltransferase is translated as MTKDAVPGLTRHGVAMAAGLCLALAFPPTGWAGLAWVGPALMLLAGQGCTLGQRWRLGYLAGWVQHGLALAWLWEIPVRGYPVLGWAALVAYLALYPAAWLACVGGVLTRARTWRGRTLAGLGAGAVWVALEMLQARLLGGFPWNLLGASQFEMIPLIQLVSVTGIYGLSFLMVWTAVGLWAAARAVWEEPFRRHGWMRELALPGLAVLVVFGWGWQRVREYSDGTRLLRVTVVQPSIPQTWIWDARENEARFRALLDLTRRALEEPTDLLVWPEAAVPMWLRYDPVAHATVCELARQHGVWMITGSDDAEPRDDGSGGGDADYFNAAFLVGPDGRLQSVYRKMQLVMFGEYIPWVDVLPFLRWFTPITGQYTPGREPIVFELAMAQSERASAGAGDVRAAPLICFEDVFPHLARRFLAGAPDLFVNLTNDGWFGQSAAQWQHAANAVFRAVETGRPLVRCTNNGLSAWVDPLGRIRAVLRDERGTVYGPGWAIWTVPLPERDLLNPGTVYARYGDVWGWICVAGAGLWAVGRLRGRWRANAA